Proteins encoded within one genomic window of Balaenoptera ricei isolate mBalRic1 chromosome 10, mBalRic1.hap2, whole genome shotgun sequence:
- the MAPK12 gene encoding mitogen-activated protein kinase 12 isoform X4 — translation MSSPQLARKGFYRQEVTKTAWEVRAVYQDLQPVGSGAYGAVCYLVMPFMGTDLGKLMKHEKLSEDRIQFLVYQMLKGLKYIHAAGIIHRDLKPGNLAVNEDCELKILDFGLARQADSEMTGYVVTRWYRAPEVILNWMHYTQTVDIWSVGCIMAEMITGKTLFKGSDHLDQLKEIMKVTGTPPPEFVQRLQSAEAQNYMKGLPELQKKDFASILTNASPLAVNLLEKMLVLDAERRVTAAKALTHPYFESLHDTEDEPKAQKYDESFDDVDRMLDEWKREWGALGRACGWTPPAPCRWPGLRVLGTPTLGCRLGEEHSGGRGSWASGPRPPEHLASPSPQACQRASACLGQRPGYPGGPQHPLPQASAHTS, via the exons ATGAGCTCTCCGCAGCTAGCCCGCAAGGGCTTTTACCGCCAAGAGGTGACCAAGACGGCCTGGGAGGTGCGCGCCGTGTACCAGGACCTGCAGCCCGTGGGCTCGGGCGCCTATGGCGCCGTGTG TTACCTGGTGATGCCGTTCATGGGCACCGACCTGGGGAAGCTCATGAAGCACGAGAAGCTGAGTGAGGACCGGATCCAGTTCCTCGTCTACCAGATGCTCAAGGGGCTGAAG TACATCCACGCTGCTGGCATCATCCACAGG GACCTGAAGCCTGGCAACCTGGCCGTGAACGAGGACTGTGAGctgaag ATCCTGGACTTTGGCCTGGCCCGGCAGGCAGATAGCGAGATGACTGGATACGTGGTGACCCGGTGGTACCGGGCGCCTGAGGTCATCTTGAATTGGATGCACTACACACAGACGG TGGACATCTGGTCAGTGGGCTGCATCATGGCTGAGATGATCACAGGGAAGACGCTCTTCAAAGGCAGCGACC ACCTAGACCAGCTGAAGGAGATCATGAAGGTGACGGGGACGCCTCCCCCTGAGTTCGTGCAGAGGCTGCAGAGTGCCGAG GCTCAGAACTACATGAAGGGCCTCCCTGAGCTACAGAAAAAGGATTTTGCCTCCATCCTGACCAACGCGAGCCCTCTGG CCGTGAACCTCCTGGAGAAAATGCTGGTGCTGGATGCGGAGCGGCGGGTGACGGCGGCCAAGGCGCTGACCCACCCCTACTTCGAGTCGCTGCACGACACCGAGGACGAGCCCAAGGCCCAAAAGTACGATGAATCCTTTGATGACGTGGACCGCATGCTGGACGAGTGGAAGCGTGAGTGGGGGGCTCTGGGCAGGGCCTGTGGCTGGACCCCACCAGCCCCGTGCAGGTGGCCAGGGCTCAGAGTCCTGGGTACCCCCACCCTGGGATGCAGGTTAGGTGAGGAACACAGTGGAGGTCGGGGCAGCTGGGCTTCCGGGCCAAGGCCACCTGAGCACTTggcctctcccagcccccaggcctgcCAGCGTGCCTCCGCATGTCTAGGCCAGAGGCCGGGCTACCCCGGAGGCCCTCAGCACCCACTCCCCCAGGCCTCTGCTCATACCTCTTGA
- the MAPK12 gene encoding mitogen-activated protein kinase 12 isoform X5, whose amino-acid sequence MSSPQLARKGFYRQEVTKTAWEVRAVYQDLQPVGSGAYGAVCSAVDSRTGAKVAIKKLYRPFQSELFAKRAYRELRLLKHMRHENVIGLLDVFTPNETLDDFTDFYLVMPFMGTDLGKLMKHEKLSEDRIQFLVYQMLKGLKYIHAAGIIHRDLKPGNLAVNEDCELKILDFGLARQADSEMTGYVVTRWYRAPEVILNWMHYTQTVDIWSVGCIMAEMITGKTLFKGSDHLDQLKEIMKVTGTPPPEFVQRLQSAEAQNYMKGLPELQKKDFASILTNASPLAVNLLEKMLVLDAERRVTAAKALTHPYFESLHDTEDEPKAQKYDESFDDVDRMLDEWKRVTYREVLSFKPPRQLGAKVSKETAL is encoded by the exons ATGAGCTCTCCGCAGCTAGCCCGCAAGGGCTTTTACCGCCAAGAGGTGACCAAGACGGCCTGGGAGGTGCGCGCCGTGTACCAGGACCTGCAGCCCGTGGGCTCGGGCGCCTATGGCGCCGTGTG CTCGGCGGTGGACAGCCGCACGGGCGCCAAGGTGGCCATAAAGAAGCTGTACCGGCCCTTCCAGTCCGAGCTGTTCGCCAAGCGCGCCTACCGCGAGCTGCGCCTGCTCAAGCACATGCGCCATGAGAAC GTAATTGGGCTGCTGGATGTGTTCACACCCAATGAGACCCTGGATGATTTCACAGACTT TTACCTGGTGATGCCGTTCATGGGCACCGACCTGGGGAAGCTCATGAAGCACGAGAAGCTGAGTGAGGACCGGATCCAGTTCCTCGTCTACCAGATGCTCAAGGGGCTGAAG TACATCCACGCTGCTGGCATCATCCACAGG GACCTGAAGCCTGGCAACCTGGCCGTGAACGAGGACTGTGAGctgaag ATCCTGGACTTTGGCCTGGCCCGGCAGGCAGATAGCGAGATGACTGGATACGTGGTGACCCGGTGGTACCGGGCGCCTGAGGTCATCTTGAATTGGATGCACTACACACAGACGG TGGACATCTGGTCAGTGGGCTGCATCATGGCTGAGATGATCACAGGGAAGACGCTCTTCAAAGGCAGCGACC ACCTAGACCAGCTGAAGGAGATCATGAAGGTGACGGGGACGCCTCCCCCTGAGTTCGTGCAGAGGCTGCAGAGTGCCGAG GCTCAGAACTACATGAAGGGCCTCCCTGAGCTACAGAAAAAGGATTTTGCCTCCATCCTGACCAACGCGAGCCCTCTGG CCGTGAACCTCCTGGAGAAAATGCTGGTGCTGGATGCGGAGCGGCGGGTGACGGCGGCCAAGGCGCTGACCCACCCCTACTTCGAGTCGCTGCACGACACCGAGGACGAGCCCAAGGCCCAAAAGTACGATGAATCCTTTGATGACGTGGACCGCATGCTGGACGAGTGGAAGC
- the MAPK11 gene encoding mitogen-activated protein kinase 11 isoform X6, with translation MGADLNNIVKCQALSDEHVQFLVYQLLRGLKYIHSAGIIHRDLKPSNLAVNEDCELRILDFGLARQADEEMTGYVATRWYRAPEIMLNWMHYNQTVDIWSVGCIMAELLQGKALFPGNDYIDQLKRIMEVVGTPSPEVLAKISSEHLWTSWDGCWYWTATRGSVQPRPWPTPTSASTTTPRMSPRPSPTTKALRPRSARWRSGRSSPTRKSSASSPQSHRSRLAAWTLSSEGNAARQLHSDPRRGLSPPALPPRPARLPRGAPPNTTAASSAHPWPGTLVYTPLLVGSLHVCEPWV, from the exons ATGGGCGCCGACCTGAACAACATCGTCAAGTGCCAGGCGCTGAGCGACGAGCACGTTCAGTTCCTCGTGTACCAGCTGCTGCGCGGGCTGAAG TACATCCACTCGGCGGGGATCATCCACCGG GACCTGAAGCCCAGCAACTTGGCCGTGAACGAGGACTGCGAGCTGCGG ATCCTGGACTTCGGGCTCGCGCGCCAGGCGGACGAGGAGATGACTGGCTACGTGGCCACGCGCTGGTACCGGGCCCCTGAGATCATGCTGAACTGGATGCACTACAACCAGACAG TGGACATCTGGTCTGTGGGCTGCATCATGGCCGAGCTGCTCCAGGGAAAGGCCCTCTTCCCAGGAAATGACT ACATCGACCAGCTGAAGCGCATCATGGAGGTGGTGGGCACACCCAGCCCTGAGGTTCTGGCAAAGATATCCTCAGAACAT CTGTGGACCTCCTGGGACGGATGCTGGTACTGGACAGCGACCAGAGGGTCAGTGCAGCCGAGGCCCTGGCCCACGCCTACTTCAGCCAGTACCACGACCCCGAGGATGAGCCCGAGGCCGAGCCCTACGACGAAAGCGTTGAGGCCAAGGAGCGCACGGTGGAGGAGTGGAAGG AGCTCACCTACCAGGAAGTCCTCAGCTTCAAGCCCCCAGAGCCACCGCAGCCGCCTGGCAGCCTGGACGTTAAGCAGTGAGGGGAATGCGGCTCGCCAGCTGCACTCGGACCCGAGGAGGGGCCTGAGCCCGCCTGCCCTCCCTCCTCGGCCTGCCAGACTTCCACGAGGGGCACCTCCCAACACCACTGCGGCCAGCAGCGCCCACCCCTGGCCTGGGACCCTTGTCTACACGCCGCTCCTTGTGGGAAGCCTGCACGTGTGTGAGCCATGGGTGTAG
- the MAPK11 gene encoding mitogen-activated protein kinase 11 isoform X1, whose translation MSGPRAGFYRQELNKTVWEVPQRLQGLRPVGSGAYGSVWPPCSSAYDTRLRQRVAVKKLSRPFQSLIHARRTYRELRLLKHLKHENVIGLLDVFTPATSLEDFSEVYLVTTLMGADLNNIVKCQALSDEHVQFLVYQLLRGLKYIHSAGIIHRDLKPSNLAVNEDCELRILDFGLARQADEEMTGYVATRWYRAPEIMLNWMHYNQTVDIWSVGCIMAELLQGKALFPGNDYIDQLKRIMEVVGTPSPEVLAKISSEHLWTSWDGCWYWTATRGSVQPRPWPTPTSASTTTPRMSPRPSPTTKALRPRSARWRSGRSSPTRKSSASSPQSHRSRLAAWTLSSEGNAARQLHSDPRRGLSPPALPPRPARLPRGAPPNTTAASSAHPWPGTLVYTPLLVGSLHVCEPWV comes from the exons GCCGCCTTGCAGCTCGGCCTATGACACGCGGCTGCGCCAGAGGGTGGCGGTGAAGAAGCTGTCGCGCCCCTTCCAGTCGCTGATCCACGCGCGGAGGACGTACCGCGAGCTGCGGCTGCTCAAGCACCTGAAGCACGAGAAC GTCATCGGGCTGCTGGACGTGTTCACGCCGGCCACCTCCCTCGAGGACTTCAGCGAAGT GTACCTGGTGACCACGCTGATGGGCGCCGACCTGAACAACATCGTCAAGTGCCAGGCGCTGAGCGACGAGCACGTTCAGTTCCTCGTGTACCAGCTGCTGCGCGGGCTGAAG TACATCCACTCGGCGGGGATCATCCACCGG GACCTGAAGCCCAGCAACTTGGCCGTGAACGAGGACTGCGAGCTGCGG ATCCTGGACTTCGGGCTCGCGCGCCAGGCGGACGAGGAGATGACTGGCTACGTGGCCACGCGCTGGTACCGGGCCCCTGAGATCATGCTGAACTGGATGCACTACAACCAGACAG TGGACATCTGGTCTGTGGGCTGCATCATGGCCGAGCTGCTCCAGGGAAAGGCCCTCTTCCCAGGAAATGACT ACATCGACCAGCTGAAGCGCATCATGGAGGTGGTGGGCACACCCAGCCCTGAGGTTCTGGCAAAGATATCCTCAGAACAT CTGTGGACCTCCTGGGACGGATGCTGGTACTGGACAGCGACCAGAGGGTCAGTGCAGCCGAGGCCCTGGCCCACGCCTACTTCAGCCAGTACCACGACCCCGAGGATGAGCCCGAGGCCGAGCCCTACGACGAAAGCGTTGAGGCCAAGGAGCGCACGGTGGAGGAGTGGAAGG AGCTCACCTACCAGGAAGTCCTCAGCTTCAAGCCCCCAGAGCCACCGCAGCCGCCTGGCAGCCTGGACGTTAAGCAGTGAGGGGAATGCGGCTCGCCAGCTGCACTCGGACCCGAGGAGGGGCCTGAGCCCGCCTGCCCTCCCTCCTCGGCCTGCCAGACTTCCACGAGGGGCACCTCCCAACACCACTGCGGCCAGCAGCGCCCACCCCTGGCCTGGGACCCTTGTCTACACGCCGCTCCTTGTGGGAAGCCTGCACGTGTGTGAGCCATGGGTGTAG
- the MAPK12 gene encoding mitogen-activated protein kinase 12 isoform X6: MRTYLVMPFMGTDLGKLMKHEKLSEDRIQFLVYQMLKGLKYIHAAGIIHRDLKPGNLAVNEDCELKILDFGLARQADSEMTGYVVTRWYRAPEVILNWMHYTQTVDIWSVGCIMAEMITGKTLFKGSDHLDQLKEIMKVTGTPPPEFVQRLQSAEAQNYMKGLPELQKKDFASILTNASPLAVNLLEKMLVLDAERRVTAAKALTHPYFESLHDTEDEPKAQKYDESFDDVDRMLDEWKREWGALGRACGWTPPAPCRWPGLRVLGTPTLGCRLGEEHSGGRGSWASGPRPPEHLASPSPQACQRASACLGQRPGYPGGPQHPLPQASAHTS, translated from the exons ATGAGAAC TTACCTGGTGATGCCGTTCATGGGCACCGACCTGGGGAAGCTCATGAAGCACGAGAAGCTGAGTGAGGACCGGATCCAGTTCCTCGTCTACCAGATGCTCAAGGGGCTGAAG TACATCCACGCTGCTGGCATCATCCACAGG GACCTGAAGCCTGGCAACCTGGCCGTGAACGAGGACTGTGAGctgaag ATCCTGGACTTTGGCCTGGCCCGGCAGGCAGATAGCGAGATGACTGGATACGTGGTGACCCGGTGGTACCGGGCGCCTGAGGTCATCTTGAATTGGATGCACTACACACAGACGG TGGACATCTGGTCAGTGGGCTGCATCATGGCTGAGATGATCACAGGGAAGACGCTCTTCAAAGGCAGCGACC ACCTAGACCAGCTGAAGGAGATCATGAAGGTGACGGGGACGCCTCCCCCTGAGTTCGTGCAGAGGCTGCAGAGTGCCGAG GCTCAGAACTACATGAAGGGCCTCCCTGAGCTACAGAAAAAGGATTTTGCCTCCATCCTGACCAACGCGAGCCCTCTGG CCGTGAACCTCCTGGAGAAAATGCTGGTGCTGGATGCGGAGCGGCGGGTGACGGCGGCCAAGGCGCTGACCCACCCCTACTTCGAGTCGCTGCACGACACCGAGGACGAGCCCAAGGCCCAAAAGTACGATGAATCCTTTGATGACGTGGACCGCATGCTGGACGAGTGGAAGCGTGAGTGGGGGGCTCTGGGCAGGGCCTGTGGCTGGACCCCACCAGCCCCGTGCAGGTGGCCAGGGCTCAGAGTCCTGGGTACCCCCACCCTGGGATGCAGGTTAGGTGAGGAACACAGTGGAGGTCGGGGCAGCTGGGCTTCCGGGCCAAGGCCACCTGAGCACTTggcctctcccagcccccaggcctgcCAGCGTGCCTCCGCATGTCTAGGCCAGAGGCCGGGCTACCCCGGAGGCCCTCAGCACCCACTCCCCCAGGCCTCTGCTCATACCTCTTGA
- the MAPK12 gene encoding mitogen-activated protein kinase 12 isoform X1 — translation MSSPQLARKGFYRQEVTKTAWEVRAVYQDLQPVGSGAYGAVCSAVDSRTGAKVAIKKLYRPFQSELFAKRAYRELRLLKHMRHENVIGLLDVFTPNETLDDFTDFYLVMPFMGTDLGKLMKHEKLSEDRIQFLVYQMLKGLKYIHAAGIIHRDLKPGNLAVNEDCELKILDFGLARQADSEMTGYVVTRWYRAPEVILNWMHYTQTVDIWSVGCIMAEMITGKTLFKGSDHLDQLKEIMKVTGTPPPEFVQRLQSAEAQNYMKGLPELQKKDFASILTNASPLAVNLLEKMLVLDAERRVTAAKALTHPYFESLHDTEDEPKAQKYDESFDDVDRMLDEWKREWGALGRACGWTPPAPCRWPGLRVLGTPTLGCRLGEEHSGGRGSWASGPRPPEHLASPSPQACQRASACLGQRPGYPGGPQHPLPQASAHTS, via the exons ATGAGCTCTCCGCAGCTAGCCCGCAAGGGCTTTTACCGCCAAGAGGTGACCAAGACGGCCTGGGAGGTGCGCGCCGTGTACCAGGACCTGCAGCCCGTGGGCTCGGGCGCCTATGGCGCCGTGTG CTCGGCGGTGGACAGCCGCACGGGCGCCAAGGTGGCCATAAAGAAGCTGTACCGGCCCTTCCAGTCCGAGCTGTTCGCCAAGCGCGCCTACCGCGAGCTGCGCCTGCTCAAGCACATGCGCCATGAGAAC GTAATTGGGCTGCTGGATGTGTTCACACCCAATGAGACCCTGGATGATTTCACAGACTT TTACCTGGTGATGCCGTTCATGGGCACCGACCTGGGGAAGCTCATGAAGCACGAGAAGCTGAGTGAGGACCGGATCCAGTTCCTCGTCTACCAGATGCTCAAGGGGCTGAAG TACATCCACGCTGCTGGCATCATCCACAGG GACCTGAAGCCTGGCAACCTGGCCGTGAACGAGGACTGTGAGctgaag ATCCTGGACTTTGGCCTGGCCCGGCAGGCAGATAGCGAGATGACTGGATACGTGGTGACCCGGTGGTACCGGGCGCCTGAGGTCATCTTGAATTGGATGCACTACACACAGACGG TGGACATCTGGTCAGTGGGCTGCATCATGGCTGAGATGATCACAGGGAAGACGCTCTTCAAAGGCAGCGACC ACCTAGACCAGCTGAAGGAGATCATGAAGGTGACGGGGACGCCTCCCCCTGAGTTCGTGCAGAGGCTGCAGAGTGCCGAG GCTCAGAACTACATGAAGGGCCTCCCTGAGCTACAGAAAAAGGATTTTGCCTCCATCCTGACCAACGCGAGCCCTCTGG CCGTGAACCTCCTGGAGAAAATGCTGGTGCTGGATGCGGAGCGGCGGGTGACGGCGGCCAAGGCGCTGACCCACCCCTACTTCGAGTCGCTGCACGACACCGAGGACGAGCCCAAGGCCCAAAAGTACGATGAATCCTTTGATGACGTGGACCGCATGCTGGACGAGTGGAAGCGTGAGTGGGGGGCTCTGGGCAGGGCCTGTGGCTGGACCCCACCAGCCCCGTGCAGGTGGCCAGGGCTCAGAGTCCTGGGTACCCCCACCCTGGGATGCAGGTTAGGTGAGGAACACAGTGGAGGTCGGGGCAGCTGGGCTTCCGGGCCAAGGCCACCTGAGCACTTggcctctcccagcccccaggcctgcCAGCGTGCCTCCGCATGTCTAGGCCAGAGGCCGGGCTACCCCGGAGGCCCTCAGCACCCACTCCCCCAGGCCTCTGCTCATACCTCTTGA
- the MAPK12 gene encoding mitogen-activated protein kinase 12 isoform X2, with amino-acid sequence MSSPQLARKGFYRQEVTKTAWEVRAVYQDLQPVGSGAYGAVCSAVDSRTGAKVAIKKLYRPFQSELFAKRAYRELRLLKHMRHENVIGLLDVFTPNETLDDFTDFYLVMPFMGTDLGKLMKHEKLSEDRIQFLVYQMLKGLKYIHAAGIIHRDLKPGNLAVNEDCELKILDFGLARQADSEMTGYVVTRWYRAPEVILNWMHYTQTVDIWSVGCIMAEMITGKTLFKGSDHQLKEIMKVTGTPPPEFVQRLQSAEAQNYMKGLPELQKKDFASILTNASPLAVNLLEKMLVLDAERRVTAAKALTHPYFESLHDTEDEPKAQKYDESFDDVDRMLDEWKREWGALGRACGWTPPAPCRWPGLRVLGTPTLGCRLGEEHSGGRGSWASGPRPPEHLASPSPQACQRASACLGQRPGYPGGPQHPLPQASAHTS; translated from the exons ATGAGCTCTCCGCAGCTAGCCCGCAAGGGCTTTTACCGCCAAGAGGTGACCAAGACGGCCTGGGAGGTGCGCGCCGTGTACCAGGACCTGCAGCCCGTGGGCTCGGGCGCCTATGGCGCCGTGTG CTCGGCGGTGGACAGCCGCACGGGCGCCAAGGTGGCCATAAAGAAGCTGTACCGGCCCTTCCAGTCCGAGCTGTTCGCCAAGCGCGCCTACCGCGAGCTGCGCCTGCTCAAGCACATGCGCCATGAGAAC GTAATTGGGCTGCTGGATGTGTTCACACCCAATGAGACCCTGGATGATTTCACAGACTT TTACCTGGTGATGCCGTTCATGGGCACCGACCTGGGGAAGCTCATGAAGCACGAGAAGCTGAGTGAGGACCGGATCCAGTTCCTCGTCTACCAGATGCTCAAGGGGCTGAAG TACATCCACGCTGCTGGCATCATCCACAGG GACCTGAAGCCTGGCAACCTGGCCGTGAACGAGGACTGTGAGctgaag ATCCTGGACTTTGGCCTGGCCCGGCAGGCAGATAGCGAGATGACTGGATACGTGGTGACCCGGTGGTACCGGGCGCCTGAGGTCATCTTGAATTGGATGCACTACACACAGACGG TGGACATCTGGTCAGTGGGCTGCATCATGGCTGAGATGATCACAGGGAAGACGCTCTTCAAAGGCAGCGACC ACCAGCTGAAGGAGATCATGAAGGTGACGGGGACGCCTCCCCCTGAGTTCGTGCAGAGGCTGCAGAGTGCCGAG GCTCAGAACTACATGAAGGGCCTCCCTGAGCTACAGAAAAAGGATTTTGCCTCCATCCTGACCAACGCGAGCCCTCTGG CCGTGAACCTCCTGGAGAAAATGCTGGTGCTGGATGCGGAGCGGCGGGTGACGGCGGCCAAGGCGCTGACCCACCCCTACTTCGAGTCGCTGCACGACACCGAGGACGAGCCCAAGGCCCAAAAGTACGATGAATCCTTTGATGACGTGGACCGCATGCTGGACGAGTGGAAGCGTGAGTGGGGGGCTCTGGGCAGGGCCTGTGGCTGGACCCCACCAGCCCCGTGCAGGTGGCCAGGGCTCAGAGTCCTGGGTACCCCCACCCTGGGATGCAGGTTAGGTGAGGAACACAGTGGAGGTCGGGGCAGCTGGGCTTCCGGGCCAAGGCCACCTGAGCACTTggcctctcccagcccccaggcctgcCAGCGTGCCTCCGCATGTCTAGGCCAGAGGCCGGGCTACCCCGGAGGCCCTCAGCACCCACTCCCCCAGGCCTCTGCTCATACCTCTTGA
- the MAPK11 gene encoding mitogen-activated protein kinase 11 isoform X2 codes for MSGPRAGFYRQELNKTVWEVPQRLQGLRPVGSGAYGSVCSAYDTRLRQRVAVKKLSRPFQSLIHARRTYRELRLLKHLKHENVIGLLDVFTPATSLEDFSEVYLVTTLMGADLNNIVKCQALSDEHVQFLVYQLLRGLKYIHSAGIIHRDLKPSNLAVNEDCELRILDFGLARQADEEMTGYVATRWYRAPEIMLNWMHYNQTVDIWSVGCIMAELLQGKALFPGNDYIDQLKRIMEVVGTPSPEVLAKISSEHLWTSWDGCWYWTATRGSVQPRPWPTPTSASTTTPRMSPRPSPTTKALRPRSARWRSGRSSPTRKSSASSPQSHRSRLAAWTLSSEGNAARQLHSDPRRGLSPPALPPRPARLPRGAPPNTTAASSAHPWPGTLVYTPLLVGSLHVCEPWV; via the exons CTCGGCCTATGACACGCGGCTGCGCCAGAGGGTGGCGGTGAAGAAGCTGTCGCGCCCCTTCCAGTCGCTGATCCACGCGCGGAGGACGTACCGCGAGCTGCGGCTGCTCAAGCACCTGAAGCACGAGAAC GTCATCGGGCTGCTGGACGTGTTCACGCCGGCCACCTCCCTCGAGGACTTCAGCGAAGT GTACCTGGTGACCACGCTGATGGGCGCCGACCTGAACAACATCGTCAAGTGCCAGGCGCTGAGCGACGAGCACGTTCAGTTCCTCGTGTACCAGCTGCTGCGCGGGCTGAAG TACATCCACTCGGCGGGGATCATCCACCGG GACCTGAAGCCCAGCAACTTGGCCGTGAACGAGGACTGCGAGCTGCGG ATCCTGGACTTCGGGCTCGCGCGCCAGGCGGACGAGGAGATGACTGGCTACGTGGCCACGCGCTGGTACCGGGCCCCTGAGATCATGCTGAACTGGATGCACTACAACCAGACAG TGGACATCTGGTCTGTGGGCTGCATCATGGCCGAGCTGCTCCAGGGAAAGGCCCTCTTCCCAGGAAATGACT ACATCGACCAGCTGAAGCGCATCATGGAGGTGGTGGGCACACCCAGCCCTGAGGTTCTGGCAAAGATATCCTCAGAACAT CTGTGGACCTCCTGGGACGGATGCTGGTACTGGACAGCGACCAGAGGGTCAGTGCAGCCGAGGCCCTGGCCCACGCCTACTTCAGCCAGTACCACGACCCCGAGGATGAGCCCGAGGCCGAGCCCTACGACGAAAGCGTTGAGGCCAAGGAGCGCACGGTGGAGGAGTGGAAGG AGCTCACCTACCAGGAAGTCCTCAGCTTCAAGCCCCCAGAGCCACCGCAGCCGCCTGGCAGCCTGGACGTTAAGCAGTGAGGGGAATGCGGCTCGCCAGCTGCACTCGGACCCGAGGAGGGGCCTGAGCCCGCCTGCCCTCCCTCCTCGGCCTGCCAGACTTCCACGAGGGGCACCTCCCAACACCACTGCGGCCAGCAGCGCCCACCCCTGGCCTGGGACCCTTGTCTACACGCCGCTCCTTGTGGGAAGCCTGCACGTGTGTGAGCCATGGGTGTAG